One genomic segment of Besnoitia besnoiti strain Bb-Ger1 chromosome VII, whole genome shotgun sequence includes these proteins:
- a CDS encoding HEAT repeat-containing protein (encoded by transcript BESB_080910) codes for MLGACDALAEGSEEDAPTLERVTQLVSSPVPVQRVLSISLLVDFLSDSAAASHASRAVLTELLYEIAKLPLPPPRSPAPPAGASARRSASSPAESHELNAPGVPSGQLADADVSPSAQPSPESPCAAAGAPPGVCTAADASAHSPSFLSSSATQDAPPGDDDPPARAKAGSASSSSLSPLSALSSFSSPSASSALSSVPRVSLPSSVASSPVTSAGRLFSALLSSGGSLGSALSMRFGGDTSAQAKNVEKAAGSDADDGALVAVRKALCARSGDIAACLIQADPDQGYRRVYEDLLPLFEQLVHTAPEWTTKKAAADAILLLATHLRAKERLEQVLPIALRLSNSLEHAELRLLAVGFLHLLFDISSSVVAAHFILPQLLFLADEDPDATVRRCALRHVAAVASSLEPALFSSRVLPSFLRLLRGRRARGVGGVDPHTRAAVVCSLYDLAKASRLSVRLRLLLPAVQELLEDPSAVVRFAAQQQLGRFLSSVGGCLDPEYAAEALREEAAERARRRSEGRAARARSSGNLSLSSFEGLCGGSPGTVRDATASPTASATSSLPPSAPAVDGREEEAEERDAEEAEFSRTSLEAASRAITALLRRFAELASGDGLLVETLENELAAPKDGKPAEERPGKKRSSLFASVFSGGKQAQEEREDDSPPSQLLPSLTLDLTPASASSAAAAACTCRCCRRAGLLSLQSSLSVASPSSLSSLSSLSSLSSLPSLSSLASLAGSGAGFAGLPAAPSGAGTLAAFASLAGASPPASSPAAAFSSSGSGEPVAHSAACCAFAFAAVATAARSRGWALLSEAFIVLVRHQCKHVRKSMAASFHLLAAAALARPRPSPAAPALGNSAGEAPRDRGGARSEEEARSDARGEEDAETRLVDREATERVFLSALESFLLDGDVDIQMAVLGNIAQIVAAFSPTSRLGILGTLQTVVFTSELFWSSRLLLAQQLEALFLLQDPQLRTDLLSLAFTLLQDSVAIVRKAACRCTPALLSSCCKDLVAAVPARPMPRFVHELSRLRKASDRRGPRGERRGSAQEAQIELQGGVAEGPRSGERGPENPLSGSPRDADKLRRLLTKGEQASVICDILETFAESPRFTSRQLFIHMADQVIRHCPRSLFEIYFMRALAYLSSDRVANVRLTWAKLLLPHLRKPNGKLKDNCLLVCAAKSLRKTERDREMRLLLESCAFAEDEDLQVVDGLELRDFDRGSRSLSESRGSSEDSEGAPGAEMLVGESSEEDARALCPSAAEGDAQGKLGPTDETEEAFGASGQHAEQEAVAGGPTEGASEPDLAAEEGTQEGDASPAHQQKVEEDGAGAEACQAQRATHLCENEAISEGEDGGLSSAGEPSAGAGASSGPDTVPAAAAGEGESEADRQAGKEASLSGVEEANETHAPREGLAREARDRACFSAGLEPADSDRGAVGRAWSPTHPTGTGDPPASGRGASPAVPAAPEALRNGAETEGRTREPGASPASRLNLLLEQEVDAVSAAKHGAALSLLEKGLDEAAEAEWMASVYEAERLSERGDKASESRDLVESAYRSGGALESVGLASRLCAPEAREGGSNSSPLRNAPHPPLRVRPSSPSSLSWRTEESGEACPVVVEDTFRDKTEDTLDAIYGMPRSPQIAPPPQVVGMVEDAAVGRGSYWSVDSPQELQSAISADVSVIEAVEAFWGQPSDEEAEDEEPERD; via the exons ATGCTGGGCGCGTGCGACGCCCTCGCGGAGGGAAGCGAGGAGGATGCGCCCACCCTCGAGCGCGTCACTCAGCTAGTCAGCAGTCCG GTTCCTGTTCAGCGCGTTCTGAGCATCTCGCTCTTGGTGGACTTTCTCTCTGActcggctgccgcctctcatgcctcgcgcgcggtctTAACTGAGCTTCTGTACGAAATCGCGAagctgcctctccctccgccgcgatcgccggcgccgccagctggagcgtctgcgcgccgcagcgcgtcttctccggcGGAGTCTCACGAACTCAACGCGCCGGGTGTCCCGTCTGGGCAGCTGGCAGACGCGGAcgtctctccttctgcgcagcCGAGCCCAGAAAGCCCCTgtgccgcagcgggcgctcCGCCCGGTGTATGCACAGCAGCCGACGCGTCCGCACACTCCCcatcttttctctcctcctccgctaCGCAGGACGCACCGCCTGGCGACGACGATccgcccgcgagggcgaaggccggcagcgcgtcttcgtcttctctatctcctctgtctgctttGTCGTCCTTTTCCTCCCCGTCCGCCAGTTCTGCCCTGTCGTCTgtccctcgcgtctctctgccttcgtcgGTGGCTTCTTCGCCGGTGACCTCCGCGGggcgtctcttctcggcGCTGCTGTCCTCCGGAGGGAGTCTGGGCAGCGCGCTCTCGATGCGGTTTGGCGGAGACACGTCGGCACAAGCGAAGAATGTGGAAaaggccgcaggcagcgacgcagacgacggcgcgctcGTGGCTGTCCGAAaggcgctctgcgcccgcagcggagacatCGCCGCGTGCCTCATTCAGGCCGACCCGGATCAGGG gtACCGGCGCGTCTACGAGGATCTGCTGCCTCTGTTTGAGCAGCTCGTGCACACAGCCCCGGAGTGGACTACGAAGAAAGCCGCTGCGGATGCGATTCTTCTGCTCGCGACTCATCTCAG GGCCAAGGAGCGCTTGGAGCAGGTCCTGCCgatcgcgctgcgcctctcgaaCTCTTTGGAGCACGCGGAGCTCCGTCTGCTGGCGGTGGGCTTCTTGCATCTTCTCTTCGACAtttcctcctccgtcgtcgccgctcaCTTCATtcttccgcagctcctcttcctcgcagaCGAGGACCCAGACGCCACCGTCAGGCGATGCGCCCTTCGCCACGTGGCCGCA GTTGCCTCCTCGCTGGAGCCTGCGCTGTTTTCGTCTCGCGTGCTGCCTTCGTTTCTGCGGCTactgcgcgggcggcgcgcgcgcggggtgggcggcgtcgacccgcacacgcgcgccgcggtggTCTGCTCGCTGTACGACCTCGCCAAG gcctcgcgcctctccgttcgtctccgccttctccttcccGCGGTCCAGGAGCTGCTCGAAGACCCCTCCGC CGTCGttcgcttcgcggcgcagcagcagctcgggCGGTTCCTCTCTTCCGTGGGCGGATGCTTGGATCCGGAgtacgcggcggaggcactgcgcgaggaagcggccgagcgtgcgcggcgcagaagcgaggggcgcgccgcgcgcgccaggaGCTCGGGAAACCTCTCGCTTTCGTCGTTTgaaggcctctgcggcggctcaCCGGGAACTGTGCGCGACGCCACCGCGTCTCCGACCGCTTCTGCCACgtcgtcgcttccgccgtccgcgccggccgtcgacggcagggaggaggaggcagaggagcgcgacgcggaagaagcggagtTCTCGCGGACCAGCCTGGAGGCCGCCTCCCGGGCGATcaccgcgctgctgcggcgcttcgctgagctcgcgagcggcgacggtCTTCTCGTTGAGACGCTCGAGAACGAGCTCGCCGCCCCGAAGGACGGCAAGCCTGCGGAGGAGCGGccggggaagaagaggtcgtcgctcttcgccaGCGTCTTCTCCGGCGGGAAGCAAGCTCAAGAAGAGAGGGAAG acgactctcctccgtcgcagctgctgccgtcgctgacGCTCGACTTGACGCCCGCGTcagcctcctcggcggcggccgctgcatgtacctgccgctgctgcaggcgcgcggggctgctctcgctgcagagttctctctctgtcgcctcgccgtcttctctctcttcgctctcttccctctcttctctctcctcgctgccttcaCTTTCTTCGCTGGCCTCGCTCGCAGGGTCCGGTGCTGGCTTTGCTGgactgccggcggcgcccagcggcgccgggaccctcgcggccttcgcgtcgctcgccggcgcgtctccgccggcgtcgtcgcccgcggccgccttctcctcctcgggCTCCGGCGAGCCCGTCGCTCACTccgccgcgtgctgcgccttcgccttcgcggcggtggcgactgcggcgcggtCTCGAGGGTGGGCGCTCCTGAGCGAAGCTTTTATCGTCCTTGTCAGGCACCAGTGCAAACAC GTCCGCAAGTCGATGGCGGCTTCTTTCCacctcctcgcggccgcggcgctcgcgcgcccgcggccttccCCCGCGGCTCCTGCGCTGGGCAATTcagccggcgaagcgcctcgcgatcgaggaggagcgcgcagcgaagaagaggcgcggagcgacgcgcggggagaagaagacgcagagacacgcctCGTCGATCGCGAGGCCACcgagcgcgtcttcctctctgctctAGAGTCCTTTCTCCTCGATGGAGACGTGGATATTCAG aTGGCCGTTCTTGGAAACATTGCGCAGATCGTGGCAGCCTTCTCGCCAACGAGTCGGCTAGGGATCCTTGGT ACTCTGCAGACCGTCGTCTTCACATCGGAATTGTTTTGGagctcgcgcctgctgctcgcccAGCAACTGGAGGCTCTCTTTCTGCTCCAAGATCCTCAGCTCCGCACGgacctcctctcgctcgccttcac gctgctgcaggactCTGTGGCGATCGTGCGGAAGGCAGCGTGTCGGTGcacgccggcgctgctgtcTTCGTGCTGCAAAGACCTCGTCGCAGCGGTGCCTGCGCGCCCGATGCCGCGCTTCGTGCATgagctctcgcgcctgcgaaaGGCGTCAGACAGGcgcggcccgcgaggcgaacggcgcggcagcgcccaggaggcgcagatCGAGCTCCAAGGAGGAGTCGCAGAAGGCCCTcgaagcggcgagcgcggcccGGAAAATCCTTTGTCAGGAAGCccccgcgacgcagacaagctccggcgcctcctcacCAAGGGCGAGCAAGCCAGCGTCATCTGCGACATCCTCGAAACATTCGCCGA GAGTCCGCGCTTCACAAGTCGCCAGCTGTTCATCCACATGGCTGACCAAGTTATTCG CCACTGCCCTCGCAGTCTGTTTGAGATCTACTTCATGCGAGCTCTCGCGTACCTGTCGAGCGACCGCGTCGCCAACGTCCGGCTCACCTGGGCGAAGCTGCTCCTCCCGCACTTGCGGAAACCCAACGGGAAACTCAAAGACAACTGCCTG CTGGTCTGCGCCGCCAAGAGCCTTCGGAAGACCGAGCGGGATCGCGAaatgcggctgctgctggagagTTGTGCGTTCGCTGAGGACGAAGACCTGCAAGTGGTTGACGGTTTGGAGCTGCGCGACTTCGATCGGGGCAGCCGGTCACTCTCGG AGAGtcgcggaagcagcgaggaTTCCGAAGGCGCGCCTGGGGCGGAAATGCTTGTCGGCGAATCGAgtgaggaagacgcgcgggcTCTGTGTCCGAGCGCTGCTGAGGGGGACGCGCAAGGGAAACTCGGGCCTACCGATGAGACGGAAGAGGCCTTCGGGGCGAGTGGTCAGCACGCGGAGCAAGAAGCCGTGGCTGGCGGCCCCACGGAGGGAGCGAGTGAGCCAGACCTCGCGGCCGAAGAAGGGACACAAGAGGGCGATGCCTCCCCAGCGCACCAACAGAAGGTagaagaggacggcgccGGGGCAGAGGCATgccaggcgcagagagcgacgcatcTGTGCGAAAACGAAGCGATTAGCGAAGGGGAAGACGGCGGGctttcctctgcaggcgaaCCGAGTGCTGGAGCCGGCGCGTCCAGCGGCCCTGACACAGtccccgcggcagcggctggtGAAGGCGAATCGGAAGCAGATCGACAGGCGGGGAaggaggcgtcgctgtcggGCGTCGAAGAGGCGAACGAGACGCATGCACCGAgagaaggcctcgcgcgtgaAGCCAGAGACCGAGCTTGCTTCTCAGCGGGCCTCGAGCCGGCGGACTCGGATCGGGGAGCGGTGGGTCGGGCTTGGAGCCCGACGCACCCGACGGGGACCGGGGACCCGCCCGCCTCGGGGCGCGGGGCGTCTCCGGCGgttcccgcggcgcccgaggcgctgcggaacggcgcagagacggaggGACGGACCCGCGAGCCGGGGGCGAGCCCCGCGAGCCGTCTCAACCTTCTCCTGGAGCAGGAGGTCGACGCTGTGTCAGCCGCGAAGCACGGTGCAGCGCTGTCGCTTTTAGAGAAAGGCCTTGATGAAGCAGCCGAGGCAGAATGGATGGCGTCAGTGtacgaagcagagaggctcTCAGAGCGGGGCGATAAGGCCAGCGAGAGCCGAGATCTGGTCGAGTCCGCGTACCGGTCAGGCGGTGCCCTCGAGTCCGTGGGACTCGCGTCGCGGCTGTGTGCTCctgaggcgcgagaaggcggaagcaactcgtctccgcttcgaaacgcgccgcatccgccgctgcgcgttcggccctcctcgccttcgtcacTATCCTGGAGGACGGAGGAGAGCGGGGAAGCCTGTCCCGTGGTCGTGGAGGACACGTTTCGAGACAAGACCGAAGACACACTGGACGCGATTTACGGCatgccgcggagcccgcaaATCGCGCCCCCGCCGCAAGTCGTCGGCATGGTGGAAGATGCCGCTGTCGGGCGCGGCTCCTACTGGAGCGTGGACTCGccgcaggagctgcagagcgcgATCTCCGCGGACGTGTCGGTCATCGAGGCCGTTGAGGCTTTCTGGGGACAGcccagcgacgaggaggcggaggacgaagagccgGAGCGAGACTGA